In one window of Paraflavitalea soli DNA:
- a CDS encoding SRPBCC family protein, giving the protein MPTIHLTNFIAAPVERVFDLSRSIELHKKAMAHTGEKAVAGTTMGLIGLNETVTWTAKHLYKTRIMKVKVTAMQQPFSFTDEMVEGSFRSMKHEHHFKQIDNGTLAIDIFTFETPYGAIGKMFNTIYLRKYMEQLLDQRNRVIQEYAESDKWKFVLQR; this is encoded by the coding sequence ATGCCCACTATCCACCTCACCAACTTTATAGCTGCCCCCGTAGAAAGGGTATTCGACCTTAGCCGAAGCATTGAGCTGCACAAAAAAGCCATGGCGCATACCGGCGAAAAAGCCGTGGCAGGCACTACCATGGGATTGATCGGATTGAATGAGACCGTGACCTGGACAGCCAAACACCTGTACAAGACCCGGATCATGAAAGTGAAGGTGACAGCCATGCAACAGCCTTTTTCCTTTACAGATGAAATGGTGGAAGGGTCTTTCAGGAGCATGAAACATGAGCACCATTTTAAACAGATTGACAACGGTACACTGGCCATTGATATCTTTACTTTTGAAACACCTTATGGCGCCATCGGCAAGATGTTCAACACCATTTATCTCCGGAAATACATGGAACAGCTGCTGGATCAACGCAACCGGGTGATCCAGGAATATGCAGAAAGCGATAAGTGGAAATTCGTATTGCAGCGATAA
- the rho gene encoding transcription termination factor Rho: MYDILQLNDMLVPELLDIAEQLKIPNSKKLDKQGLIYKILDKQAVLASDEKGAATDDKGKRKRIIKTTTANATEEADVMSTGEEKNKKETKKEAPKKKAAEKVVIAKKGARKKTEDEQQVLDLPPAPQEDDDDDDDDQHDRQPQQQQSGNVMNQEDEGAQDDHQSNGNGGNQDQQHKSYPRHRETAFNIEFDGVILAEGVLEMMPDGYGFLRSSDYNYLSSPDDIYVSPSQIKLFGLKTGDTVYGAVRPPKEGEKYFALLKVETINGKAPEDVRDRVPFDYLTPLFPYEKLNIFTAPNAYSTRIMDLFTPIGKGQRGLIVAQPKTGKTVLLKEVANAIAANHPECYLMVVLVDERPEEVTDMERSVKAEVIASTFDEPAEKHVKVSTIALQKAKRLVECGHDVVILLDSITRLARAHNTVAPASGKVLSGGVEANAMQKPKQFFGAARKIENGGSLTILATALIDTGSKMDEVIFEEFKGTGNMELQLDRRLANRRIFPAIDLVASSTRRDDLLLEKEVLQRMNLLRVYLTDMNTEEAMHELLRRMRGTKDNQEFLASMNG, translated from the coding sequence ATGTATGATATTCTCCAACTGAACGACATGCTCGTTCCCGAACTGCTTGATATAGCGGAGCAGCTTAAAATTCCCAATTCCAAGAAGCTCGACAAGCAGGGTCTCATCTACAAAATCCTCGACAAACAGGCCGTCCTGGCCAGCGATGAGAAAGGCGCCGCAACAGATGATAAAGGCAAGCGCAAACGAATCATTAAAACTACCACCGCCAATGCTACAGAAGAAGCAGACGTTATGAGCACTGGCGAAGAGAAAAATAAAAAAGAAACCAAGAAGGAAGCCCCCAAGAAGAAAGCAGCAGAAAAAGTAGTGATAGCCAAGAAGGGAGCCCGTAAGAAAACAGAAGATGAACAGCAGGTTTTAGACCTGCCACCTGCACCACAGGAAGATGATGATGACGATGATGATGATCAACACGACAGACAGCCGCAGCAACAGCAATCCGGCAATGTGATGAACCAGGAAGATGAAGGCGCACAGGATGATCATCAATCCAATGGCAATGGCGGTAACCAGGATCAACAACACAAATCATACCCCCGTCATCGTGAAACAGCCTTCAACATTGAGTTTGACGGTGTTATCCTTGCAGAAGGCGTATTGGAAATGATGCCCGATGGCTATGGTTTCCTTCGCTCTTCAGATTACAACTACCTTTCTTCTCCCGATGATATTTATGTATCTCCTTCCCAGATCAAACTGTTTGGGTTAAAAACTGGCGATACCGTATACGGTGCTGTTCGTCCTCCCAAGGAAGGGGAGAAATACTTTGCCTTGCTGAAGGTTGAAACCATCAACGGTAAAGCACCGGAAGATGTGCGCGACAGGGTTCCATTCGATTACCTCACGCCCTTGTTCCCTTACGAAAAGCTGAATATTTTCACTGCGCCCAATGCATATAGCACACGTATCATGGACCTGTTTACACCCATCGGTAAAGGACAGCGTGGATTGATCGTGGCACAACCTAAAACAGGTAAAACTGTATTGCTCAAGGAAGTAGCCAATGCTATTGCCGCCAACCACCCGGAATGTTATCTCATGGTAGTGCTGGTCGATGAGCGCCCTGAGGAAGTTACCGATATGGAACGCAGCGTAAAAGCAGAAGTAATTGCTTCTACTTTTGATGAGCCTGCTGAAAAACACGTGAAAGTATCTACCATTGCTTTGCAAAAAGCCAAGCGCCTGGTAGAATGCGGTCACGATGTAGTGATCCTGCTGGACTCCATTACCCGCCTTGCCCGTGCACACAATACCGTAGCGCCTGCTTCCGGTAAAGTACTGTCTGGTGGTGTGGAAGCCAATGCTATGCAAAAACCTAAACAGTTCTTTGGTGCTGCCCGTAAGATCGAAAATGGCGGCTCATTAACTATATTGGCAACTGCCTTGATCGATACCGGTTCCAAAATGGATGAGGTGATCTTTGAAGAGTTCAAAGGTACCGGCAACATGGAGTTACAACTGGATCGTCGCCTGGCCAATAGAAGAATTTTCCCTGCCATTGATCTGGTGGCTTCTTCTACACGCCGTGATGACCTGCTGCTCGAAAAAGAAGTACTGCAGCGTATGAACCTGCTCCGTGTATACCTCACTGATATGAACACAGAAGAAGCCATGCATGAGCTGTTGCGCCGTATGCGTGGTACGAAGGACAACCAGGAGTTTTTGGCAAGCATGAACGGATGA
- the gcvT gene encoding glycine cleavage system aminomethyltransferase GcvT codes for MKNTPFTQKHIALGAKMAEFAGYNMPISYTGINDEHAAVRTNAGIFDVSHMGEFILKGEKALDLIQRVTSNDASKLTAGKAQYSCLPNKEGGIVDDLLVYCIEENKVYMLVVNASNIEKDWNWISQFNTENVEMHNVSDKTCLLAIQGPNATKMLQPLTDIDILNLKYYTFAKGRFAGVDNVVVSATGYTGAGGIEIYFEDKDGAADKVWDAIFAAGGPQGLKPIGLGARDTLRLEMGFCLYGNDIDDTTSPLEAGLGWITRFTKEFTAKDILEQQKKAGVTRKLVGFEMIDKGIPRHDYVIADAEGKAIGKVTSGTQAPSLGKAVGIGYVETAFAQLDTVIYIKVRDKLLQAKVVKFPFV; via the coding sequence ATGAAGAATACTCCTTTCACGCAAAAACACATTGCCCTCGGCGCTAAAATGGCGGAGTTTGCCGGTTACAACATGCCCATTTCTTATACTGGTATTAACGATGAACATGCGGCAGTACGTACCAATGCCGGTATATTCGACGTAAGCCATATGGGTGAATTTATTCTGAAAGGAGAAAAGGCGCTTGACCTGATTCAGCGGGTTACCTCCAACGATGCTTCCAAGCTTACCGCGGGTAAGGCACAGTACAGCTGTTTGCCCAACAAGGAAGGCGGCATTGTGGATGATCTGCTGGTGTATTGCATCGAGGAAAACAAAGTGTACATGTTGGTAGTCAATGCTTCCAATATTGAAAAGGACTGGAACTGGATCAGCCAGTTCAATACCGAAAACGTGGAAATGCACAATGTGAGCGACAAAACCTGTCTGTTGGCCATACAAGGTCCCAATGCCACTAAAATGCTGCAGCCGCTTACTGATATAGATATTCTCAACCTGAAATATTACACCTTCGCCAAAGGCAGATTTGCCGGTGTAGACAATGTGGTGGTGAGCGCTACCGGGTATACCGGGGCGGGTGGCATAGAGATCTATTTTGAGGACAAGGACGGTGCTGCGGATAAAGTATGGGATGCCATTTTCGCTGCAGGAGGCCCGCAGGGACTGAAGCCTATTGGCCTGGGTGCGCGTGATACCCTTCGCCTGGAAATGGGCTTTTGCTTATATGGCAATGATATTGATGATACTACCTCTCCGCTGGAAGCAGGGCTGGGTTGGATCACCAGGTTTACCAAGGAGTTTACTGCCAAAGACATCCTGGAACAGCAGAAGAAAGCCGGTGTAACCCGTAAGCTGGTAGGTTTTGAAATGATCGATAAGGGTATTCCCCGCCATGATTATGTGATTGCCGATGCAGAAGGCAAGGCTATCGGTAAAGTAACTTCCGGCACACAGGCCCCCAGCCTGGGTAAGGCCGTGGGCATTGGTTATGTGGAAACAGCTTTTGCACAACTGGATACTGTGATCTACATTAAAGTGCGGGATAAGTTATTGCAAGCCAAAGTGGTAAAGTTCCCGTTTGTATAG
- a CDS encoding 4a-hydroxytetrahydrobiopterin dehydratase, with protein sequence MWKEENNKLYRKFQFKDFSEAFGFMTRVAIAAEKMDHHPLWTNVYNTVEIWLSTHDAGDVVTDKDRKLSKKIDALTASQA encoded by the coding sequence ATGTGGAAAGAAGAGAACAACAAGCTGTACCGGAAATTCCAGTTCAAGGACTTTTCGGAAGCCTTTGGTTTTATGACGCGGGTAGCCATAGCAGCTGAAAAAATGGACCACCATCCGCTGTGGACCAACGTATACAATACTGTTGAGATATGGCTTTCTACGCACGATGCCGGGGATGTAGTGACGGATAAAGATCGGAAACTATCAAAGAAGATCGATGCACTGACAGCATCTCAAGCCTGA
- a CDS encoding 2-phosphosulfolactate phosphatase, with translation MSNNKPTLYTSLSPALLHLYDLNNAVVVIIDVLRATSTIATALYNGAKCVIPVDSVARCIELGKRIDSITAGERDGQIAEGLEYGNSPFEYPEAFIRSKTLVLTTTNGTKLLHMALERGAGQIVTGSFPNLSAVCDYLVDQKMPVVLGCAAWKDRVNIEDTLFAGAVINRIKEHFSINCDSSQIAETMYIDAQKDLYGFMAEKNASHYHRLTGFGLEKDIRYCLTPDGANVLPFYEDGKLVVHNYR, from the coding sequence ATGAGCAACAACAAACCGACGCTGTACACTTCCTTATCTCCTGCATTATTACACCTGTATGACCTCAACAACGCTGTTGTAGTGATCATTGACGTACTAAGAGCTACCTCTACCATTGCTACCGCCTTGTATAACGGTGCCAAATGTGTGATACCGGTAGACAGTGTGGCCAGGTGTATAGAGTTGGGCAAAAGAATTGATTCCATCACTGCTGGCGAGCGCGATGGACAAATTGCCGAAGGCCTGGAATATGGTAATTCCCCTTTTGAATACCCGGAAGCGTTCATTCGTTCAAAAACCCTGGTACTGACCACTACCAATGGCACGAAATTGTTACACATGGCACTCGAAAGAGGTGCGGGACAGATCGTAACGGGTTCCTTCCCCAATTTATCGGCGGTATGTGATTACCTCGTTGATCAGAAAATGCCCGTAGTGTTGGGATGCGCAGCATGGAAAGACCGTGTAAACATTGAAGACACACTGTTTGCCGGTGCAGTGATCAACCGGATAAAAGAACATTTCTCCATCAATTGTGATTCATCACAGATAGCAGAAACGATGTACATAGATGCCCAAAAGGACTTGTATGGCTTCATGGCAGAAAAGAATGCATCACACTATCATCGTCTGACTGGCTTTGGGCTAGAGAAAGACATTCGTTATTGTTTAACACCAGATGGCGCCAATGTGCTGCCATTTTACGAAGATGGAAAGCTGGTAGTACATAATTATCGTTAA
- a CDS encoding M20/M25/M40 family metallo-hydrolase, with translation MTKTRTLRLFLAFFLFASPLFAQKLKKADKAAIASLQAHISYLADDKLEGRRAGTNGEKLAGEYISSQFQLAGLQPKGDNNGWLQAFEINDGKQLNNTTFFFINNHELKVNDEFFPLAGSPNGSLEEAVSIALPERGVPWFFDLKELLEENKDNPHFDLLQAIRTKAAKVADKGANALIIYNSSSITDGLKFDGKDRPEPSRIPIVYIKDKVKKDLLKDESATYDVKIRIAIADKKRTGHNVVGYIDNGAGTTVVLGAHYDHLGYGEDNNSMLRTGEKLIHNGADDNASGTAALIELAKLLKASKVKNNNYLLIAFSAEELGLNGSKYFTEHPTVDLQQVTYMINMDMVGRLNDSSKTVTVGGYGTSPFWGEALTKLNNKKQPLTLKFDSSGTGPSDHTSFYRKDIPVLFFFTGLHADYHRPSDDFDKINYNGEWQIIKLIEGIVQSAASKGKLAFTKTREAQTSTSTRFSVTMGIMPDYTFNGAGVRVDGVSDNRPASKAGIKTGDVIVQLGDFSTTSMEGYMQALSKFKKGDKAKVKYKRGEETKETEVEF, from the coding sequence ATGACGAAGACCCGAACCTTGCGTTTGTTTCTTGCCTTTTTCCTGTTCGCTTCTCCCTTATTTGCCCAAAAGTTAAAAAAAGCCGATAAAGCTGCCATTGCCAGTCTGCAGGCACATATCAGCTATCTGGCCGATGACAAACTGGAAGGCCGCCGGGCCGGCACCAACGGAGAAAAGCTGGCAGGAGAATACATTAGCAGCCAATTTCAGCTGGCCGGGCTGCAACCCAAAGGGGATAACAATGGCTGGTTGCAGGCATTTGAGATCAATGACGGCAAACAGCTCAACAACACGACCTTTTTCTTTATCAATAACCACGAACTGAAGGTAAACGACGAATTTTTTCCGCTGGCCGGCAGCCCCAATGGCAGCCTGGAAGAAGCTGTATCGATTGCGCTTCCCGAACGGGGCGTGCCCTGGTTTTTTGACCTGAAAGAATTGCTGGAAGAAAACAAAGACAATCCGCATTTCGACCTTCTGCAGGCCATCCGCACCAAAGCCGCAAAAGTGGCCGACAAAGGAGCCAATGCGCTGATCATTTACAACAGTTCATCGATCACGGACGGATTGAAATTTGACGGAAAAGACCGTCCGGAACCTTCCCGCATCCCCATTGTGTATATAAAAGACAAGGTGAAGAAAGACCTGCTGAAAGATGAATCAGCCACGTACGATGTGAAGATCAGGATTGCCATTGCGGATAAAAAACGTACCGGCCACAATGTGGTGGGTTATATCGACAACGGAGCGGGTACCACGGTGGTGCTCGGCGCGCATTATGATCACCTGGGATATGGGGAAGATAACAATTCTATGCTGCGCACAGGCGAAAAGCTCATCCACAACGGCGCTGATGACAATGCAAGCGGCACTGCCGCGCTGATTGAACTGGCCAAACTATTGAAAGCTTCCAAGGTAAAGAACAATAACTATTTACTGATCGCATTTTCGGCAGAAGAACTGGGCCTCAATGGGTCCAAATATTTTACAGAACACCCTACGGTAGACCTGCAACAAGTGACGTACATGATCAATATGGACATGGTGGGCCGGTTAAATGATTCCAGCAAAACGGTAACGGTGGGTGGTTATGGCACTTCTCCGTTCTGGGGGGAAGCATTGACGAAACTGAACAACAAAAAACAGCCGCTTACGCTCAAGTTCGACAGCAGTGGTACGGGGCCCAGTGATCATACTTCTTTTTACCGCAAAGACATTCCGGTACTGTTCTTCTTTACGGGACTGCATGCGGATTATCATCGGCCTTCGGATGATTTCGACAAGATCAATTATAACGGTGAGTGGCAGATCATTAAGCTGATCGAAGGAATTGTGCAGTCGGCCGCCAGCAAAGGTAAACTGGCGTTTACCAAAACGCGGGAAGCACAAACCAGTACTTCCACGCGCTTCAGTGTAACCATGGGTATAATGCCCGATTACACGTTTAACGGCGCCGGCGTGCGGGTAGATGGGGTGAGTGATAACCGGCCGGCCAGTAAAGCTGGTATCAAAACCGGCGATGTGATCGTACAATTGGGTGATTTCTCTACTACTTCCATGGAAGGATATATGCAGGCGTTATCTAAATTTAAAAAGGGGGATAAGGCTAAGGTAAAGTACAAACGGGGTGAAGAGACGAAAGAAACGGAAGTTGAGTTTTAG
- a CDS encoding IPExxxVDY family protein, which yields MKLKLDFDEMADDFFDNTRLMGIVAPVKNYQFCWQLNQLLRLDFRINNDIEIQLFKKQRNYYFSIFEYREPNSSLVHYLYNNQFDGEYLLPEFRHLDFLWLLKGDLVADDFLQNLLTAIKSINSVQLVTELTNEKIRNKGHLIF from the coding sequence ATGAAGCTCAAGCTGGACTTTGACGAAATGGCGGATGATTTTTTCGACAATACCCGCCTCATGGGTATTGTGGCGCCGGTAAAGAACTACCAGTTCTGCTGGCAGCTCAACCAATTGCTGCGCCTTGACTTCCGCATCAACAATGATATTGAGATCCAATTATTTAAGAAACAGCGGAATTATTACTTTTCGATCTTTGAATACCGCGAACCCAATAGCTCGCTGGTACACTATTTATACAATAACCAGTTCGACGGAGAATACCTATTACCGGAATTCCGGCACCTCGATTTCTTATGGCTGCTAAAAGGTGACCTGGTGGCCGACGATTTCCTTCAAAACCTCTTAACGGCCATTAAAAGCATCAATAGCGTGCAATTGGTAACGGAGCTTACCAATGAGAAGATCAGGAATAAAGGGCATTTGATCTTTTAG